The Salvelinus fontinalis isolate EN_2023a chromosome 36, ASM2944872v1, whole genome shotgun sequence genome window below encodes:
- the si:ch211-119e14.1 gene encoding uncharacterized protein si:ch211-119e14.1, with translation MNNVYDKTTSTRKVLIAFFILVFLVCLLISLYMWLNRKTNGQYTVHQLVYGQDGARDRIMGGVRFLEVRLGRRLWPLGADEEAIREEEPKNEERDVERGSEGRESEGEEEGDEREDGGDDSSDDYSSMEGCDLRERAKLTGEKEEKRECEEKRVENMEEKWESKEDGESNEGAVGGEKSGGGGLLIDLHQFSGSAIWSEDRSEGGRDKDDVTAL, from the coding sequence ATGAACAACGTATATGACAAAACCACATCCACCAGAAAAGTATTGATCGCCTTCTTCATCCTGGTCTTCCTTGTTTGCCTCCTGATCTCCCTGTACATGTGGCTGAACCGCAAGACTAATGGCCAGTACACAGTCCACCAACTGGTCTATGGGCAGGATGGGGCCAGGGACCGGATCATGGGTGGGGTCAGGTTCCTGGAAGTGCGGCTTGGGCGCCGGCTGTGGCCTCTCGGCGCGGATGAGGAGGCCATAAGAGAGGAGGAACCCAAAAATGAAGAGagggatgtggagagagggagcgagggaagggaaagtgagggggaggaggagggcgaTGAGAGGGAAGACGGAGGGGATGACTCGTCGGACGACTACTCTAGCATGGAGGGCTGTGACCTGAGGGAGAGAGCAAAGCTCACAGGCGAGAaggaagagaaaagagagtgtgaggagaagagagtggagaATATGGAGGAAAAGTGGGAAAGcaaagaggatggagagagtaaTGAGGGAGCAGTGGGAGGAGAAAAAAGTGGAGGAGGAGGTTTGCTGATAGACCTGCATCAGTTCTCTGGTAGTGCCATCTGGTCTGAAGATAGGAGTGAGGGAGGCAGAGACAAGGATGATGTGACTGCATTGTGA